A single Salmo salar chromosome ssa19, Ssal_v3.1, whole genome shotgun sequence DNA region contains:
- the LOC106578642 gene encoding uracil nucleotide/cysteinyl leukotriene receptor-like produces MNYTEEEIHGLHTKASHRENIIFASFYILVFVVAVPGNTLALWVFCRQAVTSPSKLFLRHLAIADVSYVLILPMRVVYHLSDSHWPFGEVPCRLVGFLFYLNMYCSLYFMTCIGLDRLLALVLPLKSRAMRKTAYARAVVVSLWVTVTVSMTPLLFSKDQTMTIQVDNTTVVMCNQLYLENTSPKALVSTMVAFTIPLVTIVVSYVLILLKLKGVKQQERPVGDKAIRMIILVMVNFLVAFVPYHVNRSIYIERHTHSDIGTASIKALALANRVTSALTCVSGVLDPIMYFFLARTYQSILLQLYCIDKGDLVSGPPCP; encoded by the coding sequence ATGAACTACACTGAGGAGGAGATACATGGCTTACACACCAAAGCCTCCCACCGCGAGAACATCATTTTTGCTAGCTTTTACATCCTGGTATTCGTGGTCGCCGTGCCTGGCAACACCTTGGCATTGTGGGTGTTCTGTCGTCAGGCCGTCACCTCACCCTCCAAACTCTTCCTGAGGCACCTGGCCATAGCAGATGTCTCCTACGTGCTGATCCTGCCCATGCGGGTGGTCTACCACTTATCCGACAGCCACTGGCCCTTTGGAGAGGTCCCCTGTCGCCTGGTGGGGTTTCTATTCtacctcaacatgtactgcagtcTCTACTTCATGACCTGCATCGGCCTGGACCGCCTCTTGGCCCTGGTCCTGCCGCTTAAGTCGCGGGCAATGAGGAAGACCGCATACGCCAGAGCAGTCGTGGTAAGCCTGTGGGTCACAGTGACGGTGTCTATGACTCCCTTGCTATTCTCCAAAGACCAAACGATGACCATTCAGGTTGACAACACGACCGTGGTCATGTGTAACCAGCTGTACTTGGAAAATACTTCTCCCAAAGCATTGGTGTCAACCATGGTGGCGTTTACTATTCCTCTGGTCACCATAGTGGTTTCCTATGTTCTAATCCTATTGAAACTGAAGGGCGTCAAGCAACAGGAGAGACCAGTTGGAGACAAGGCTATCAGGATGATCATACTCGTCATGGTGAACTTCCTGGTTGCTTTTGTGCCCTATCACGTGAACCGTTCCATCTACATTGAGAGACACACTCATAGCGACATAGGAACTGCGTCCATTAAGGCTCTGGCACTAGCCAATCGAGTCACTTCCGCACTAACCTGTGTGAGTGGAGTGCTGGATCCTATTATGTATTTCTTTCTGGCAAGGACTTATCAAAGTATACTGcttcagctgtactgtatagacaagGGAGATCTAGTGTCAGGTCCACCCTGTCCATAA